In one window of Branchiostoma lanceolatum isolate klBraLanc5 chromosome 15, klBraLanc5.hap2, whole genome shotgun sequence DNA:
- the LOC136420257 gene encoding mucin-21-like: MSFITSKYTGVPGCGGTLTAPPGGIVKSPGPYNTDKTCEWTITVPEGSTVRLTFDSFHLDYDSDFWTIYDGDSGRAALLQSSSGDVHSIGPITSTSNKMFVVFTSHRSVTAQLSQFNYTAWGCPESERRCLDGSCIPEDFSCDETSPDCEDGEDETDCGGEGGGIKTTTETDDVTTVNQALTTVEEHDDITPPGDLTTEGQPDLTTRPGGLTTEGQPDLTTPPGDLTTEGQPDLTTPPGGLTTEGQPDLTTPPGGLTTGQTDDLMPPGGTTGTATPRADDDSGARVTTIAGSALTSIVLAHVVLAYYDMFC; encoded by the exons ATGTCTTTCATCACCTCCAAATACACAGGGGTGCCCGGATGTGGAGGTAccctgacggctccccctgGGGGTATTGTCAAATCACCGGGTCCCTACAATACCGATAAGacctgtgagtggacgatcaccgtgccaGAAGGAAGCACCGTCCGTCTCACGTTTGACAGCTTCCACCTCGACTACGACTCTGACTTTTGGACCATCTACGATGGAGACAGTGGCAGAGCTGCACTATTGCAGAG CTCATCAGGCGATGTCCACTCCATCGGCCCCATCACCAGTACATCTAACAAGATGTTCGTGGTGTTTACATCTCACAGAAGCGTCACGGCTCAGCTGTCCCAGTTCAACTACACAG CTTGGGGCTGCCCGGAGAGTGAACGCCGGTGTTTGGACGGTTCGTGCATCCCGGAAGACTTCTCGTGTGATGAAACGTCTCCCGACTGTGAGGACGGTGAGGACGAGACGGACTGTGGGGGTGAGGGTGGAG GAATCAAAACCACAACAGAAACTGATGACGTTACAACAGTAAATCAGGCACTGACCACCGTAGAAGAACATGACGATATAACGCCTCCTGGCGATCTGACCACCGAAGGGCAGCCCGACCTGACAACGCGTCCTGGCGGTCTGACCACGGAAGGGCAGCCCGACCTGACAACGCCTCCTGGCGATCTGACCACCGAAGGGCAGCCCGACCTGACAACGCCTCCTGGCGGTCTGACCACGGAAGGGCAGCCCGACCTGACAACGCCTCCTGGCGGTCTGACCACAGGACAGACTGACGACTTGATGCCTCCTGGCGGCACAACAGGCACTGCAACCCCGAGAGCTGATGACG ACTCCGGAGCGCGTGTTACCACCATTGCCGGCAGCGCGCTGACATCAATCGTTCTGGCTCACGTCGTCCTGGCCTACTACGACATGTTCTGTTAG